Proteins encoded within one genomic window of Thermus oshimai DSM 12092:
- a CDS encoding acetyl-CoA hydrolase/transferase family protein produces MSAYRKRLTSLEDAVGLIRSGMRVFVSGNAATPTPLLKALAARKDELEGVELIHLLQMGEDPFAGPEMEGHFRRRSLFVGPADRPAVNEGRADYVPIMLHQVPWLFKRRVLPLDAALVQVSPPDEHGFCSLGVEVIATKAALESAPLVIALVNPRMPRTLGDTFVHVSRFTAIVEMDYPLPELKREGFGEVERRIGAHVASLIEDGATLQMGIGAIPDAVLASLEGRRDLGVHTEMISDGVLEALEKGLITGARKTLHPGKIIGTFVLGSERLYRFVHDNPLFELHPADYVNDPFVVAQNRKMVAINSAIEVDLTGQVVADSIGTRIYSGFGGQLDFIRGAARSEGGKPIIALPSTAKGQSRIVPYLKPGAGVVTTRADVHYVVTEWGIAELFGRSLRERALALIEVAHPDFREELLKAAWERKLLPRSYPGAELKG; encoded by the coding sequence GTGAGCGCCTACCGCAAGCGCCTCACCAGCCTCGAGGACGCCGTGGGCCTCATCCGCTCGGGGATGCGGGTCTTCGTTTCCGGCAACGCCGCCACCCCCACCCCTCTCCTCAAAGCCCTAGCCGCCCGCAAGGACGAACTGGAAGGGGTGGAGCTCATCCACCTCCTGCAGATGGGGGAAGACCCCTTCGCGGGGCCCGAAATGGAGGGGCACTTCCGGCGGCGCTCCCTCTTCGTGGGCCCGGCGGACCGGCCCGCGGTGAACGAGGGCCGGGCGGACTACGTGCCCATCATGCTCCACCAGGTGCCCTGGCTCTTTAAAAGGCGGGTCCTCCCCCTGGACGCCGCGCTTGTCCAGGTCTCCCCCCCGGACGAGCACGGGTTCTGCTCCTTGGGGGTGGAGGTCATCGCCACCAAGGCCGCCCTGGAAAGCGCCCCCCTGGTCATCGCCCTGGTGAACCCCAGGATGCCCCGCACCCTGGGGGACACCTTCGTGCACGTGTCCCGCTTCACGGCCATCGTGGAGATGGACTACCCCCTGCCGGAGCTCAAGCGGGAGGGGTTCGGGGAGGTGGAGCGGCGCATCGGGGCCCACGTGGCCAGCCTCATTGAGGACGGGGCCACCCTGCAGATGGGCATCGGGGCCATCCCCGACGCGGTGCTGGCCAGCCTCGAGGGCCGCCGCGACCTCGGGGTGCACACGGAGATGATCTCCGACGGGGTCCTGGAGGCCTTGGAGAAAGGGCTCATCACCGGGGCGCGGAAGACCCTCCACCCGGGCAAGATCATCGGCACCTTCGTCCTGGGCTCGGAACGGCTTTACCGCTTCGTGCACGACAACCCCCTCTTTGAGCTCCACCCCGCGGACTACGTGAACGACCCCTTCGTGGTGGCCCAGAACCGCAAGATGGTGGCCATCAACTCCGCCATAGAGGTGGACCTCACGGGCCAGGTGGTGGCGGACTCCATCGGCACCCGCATCTACTCGGGCTTCGGGGGCCAGCTGGACTTCATCCGGGGGGCGGCCCGGAGCGAGGGGGGGAAGCCCATCATCGCCCTCCCCTCCACGGCCAAGGGCCAAAGCCGCATCGTCCCCTACCTGAAGCCGGGGGCGGGGGTGGTCACCACCCGGGCGGACGTGCACTACGTGGTGACGGAGTGGGGCATCGCCGAGCTCTTCGGCCGCTCCCTAAGGGAACGGGCCCTGGCCCTCATCGAGGTGGCCCACCCGGACTTCCGGGAGGAGCTTCTTAAAGCCGCCTGGGAGCGGAAGCTCCTCCCCCGGAGCTACCCCGGGGCCGAGCTCAAGGGGTAA
- a CDS encoding SIR2 family NAD-dependent protein deacylase, giving the protein MGLEEARRRLREAKRVAVLTGAGISKPSGIPTFRDAEGLWKAFNPLDYATPEAYARDPKKVWAWYAWRIAKVREAEPNPAHYALARLEADLLARGGDFLLVTQNVDGLHARAGSKRLVELHGNILRARCEACGRRFPLPEAFPIPPSCPACGARARPDVVWFGELLPEGAWEKALRAFSEADFALVVGTSAEVEPAASLGRIAYTAGAYLVEVNPEPTPLTPLAHLSLRLGAVEGLEALYPLSSAPG; this is encoded by the coding sequence ATGGGGCTGGAAGAGGCGAGAAGGCGCCTGAGGGAGGCCAAGCGGGTGGCGGTCCTCACGGGGGCGGGGATCTCCAAGCCCTCGGGGATCCCCACCTTCCGGGACGCGGAGGGGCTTTGGAAGGCCTTCAACCCCCTGGACTACGCCACCCCCGAGGCCTACGCCCGGGACCCCAAGAAGGTCTGGGCGTGGTACGCCTGGCGCATCGCCAAGGTGCGGGAGGCGGAGCCCAACCCCGCCCACTACGCCTTGGCCCGCCTCGAGGCCGACCTCCTGGCCCGGGGCGGGGACTTTCTCTTGGTAACCCAGAACGTGGACGGGCTCCACGCCCGCGCGGGGAGCAAGAGGCTGGTGGAGCTCCACGGGAACATCCTCCGGGCCCGCTGCGAGGCCTGCGGGCGGCGCTTCCCCCTCCCCGAGGCCTTCCCCATCCCCCCCTCCTGCCCGGCCTGCGGGGCGCGGGCCCGGCCCGACGTGGTCTGGTTCGGGGAGCTCCTCCCCGAGGGGGCCTGGGAAAAGGCCTTAAGGGCCTTCTCCGAGGCCGACTTCGCCCTGGTGGTGGGCACCAGCGCGGAGGTGGAGCCCGCGGCCTCCTTGGGCCGCATCGCCTATACGGCAGGGGCCTACCTGGTGGAGGTGAACCCCGAGCCCACCCCCCTCACCCCCTTAGCCCACCTCTCCCTGCGCCTGGGGGCGGTGGAGGGCCTGGAGGCCCTTTACCCCTTGAGCTCGGCCCCGGGGTAG